The Miltoncostaea marina DNA window CGCGACCTTCGCCCGTCCGTAGATCAGCGGCAGATAGCTCGCGATGACGTCCGCCCGCAGATCGTCGGAGCCGACGACGCGATAGGTGAGGTCCTGGTTGCTCGACAGTCGCTGGATCAGGGCGTCGGTGTAGCGCTTCTCGAAGCCGATGCCGAAGTTCTCGCGCGTGTTGGCGGCAGCCTGCTGCTGCAGGGTCACGTCGGCCACCATGTTCTCGGCGACGGCGTCGAGGTGCAGCCGGTCGGCGTCGGTGAGGTTGAGCCCGTAGCGCTCGTTGAGCTGGTCGATGATCGTGGAGAGCGACTCCTGCTCGGGCTCGACCCGCTTGCCCGTTCCTCCCAGGCTCGCCGGCAGGCCGGTGTCGGTCCCGTCGAGCGCGATCGACCCCTCGAACGTCAGCTCCTGCTTCAGATGACTCAGGTCGACGGCTTCGCCCAGATCGATCTGCTCGCCGGGAGCGCGCCGGATCATCCGGGCCAGTGCCTTGCCGAAGAGGTACTCGCGCTCGAGCGCGACGTCGCCGAAGGTGACGAGCTGGCTCAGGAAGGCGTACGTGCGCACGAACGCGTCGAGGGCGTCGCGGAAGCCCTCCTGGCGCTCCTCGCTCAGATCGGCGTGGAAGCGGTCGACCGCCGGCTGCAGGGCCGCGTGGATGCGCCCGTGACTCGACCGCGTCGGCGGCGCCATCAACAGGTCGGTCATGCGCTCGACCTCGTCCCTCCGGATCACCCCGTACTCGTCGACCCGCGCGCGGGTGTCGTAGAGCAGGTTCGGGTCGGTCGGGGTGGCGGTGGTCGCGCCGTAGTAGGGCTCGAAGGCCCTCTGGATGTCCTCGGCGTCGTTGCTGAAGTCGAGGACGACAGTGCCGTCCTTGCCCTCCATCGTGCGGTTGAGGCGCGAGAGCGTCTGCACCGCGGCGATGCCGGTCAACGTGCGGTCGACGTACATCGCGTAGAGCTTGGGCTGGTCGAAGCCGGTCTGGTACTTCTCGGCCACCACGAGGATCTGGAACTCGTCTGAGTCGAACCGAGCCTGTCACCGCTCGGAGAAGCTCCGTGGAATCGGACTGAGCGAGTCGGGACGGGCGAAACGCGATACGGGAAGGCGAAGGGCTGTGAGACGGTGGCGTTGATATGCGCGAAACGGTAGCGTCGGTACGTGCGAAACGGTAGCGTCAACCAGCGCGAAACGGTAGCGTGATACCGGGCGGCCCAGGAGCGCGAGTGGACGACTACGTCCGCAGGGTGGTCGATGACGAGCTGGACGAGCTGATCACGGCGCTCCCGGCGATCGCGCTCGAGGGCGCGAAGGCGGTCGGCAAGACCGAGAGCGCGGCGCGGCGGGCCCGGACGGTGCGACGGCTGGACGACCCGGAGCAGCTGGCCATCGCCGAGGCGGATCCTTCGGCGGCGCTTGCCGGGGCGGCGCCCGTGCTGCTCGACGAGTGGCAGCGCGCCCCGTTCCTGTGGGACCGCGTGCGCAGGGCGGTCGACGAGGGCGCCCCGCCGGGCGGCTTCCTGCTCGCGGGATCCGCGGCGCCCCTCACGGCTCCCGCGCACTCCGGCGCCGGGCGGATCGCCACGCTCCGCATGCGTCCGCTCTCACTCGCCGAGCGGGCGCTTGCGACGCCCACGGTGAGCCTCGAGCGGCTGCTGCGCGGTGACCGCCCCGATGTGGCGGGACAGAGCCCGGTCGGGCTGGAGGACTACGCGTCCGCGATCGTCCGCTCGGGCTTCCCCGGGATGCGCGGGCTGAGCGGCCGGGCGCTCCGCGCCCAGCTCGACGGGTACCTGCAGCGGCTGGCGGAGCGCGACTTCGAGGAGATCGGCCACCGGGTCCGGTCACCGCACATCCTCCGGCGATGGATGACCGCCTATGCGGCGGCCTCGGGGACCAGCGCCTCCTACGAGGCGATCCGCGACGCGGCCACCGGCGGCGAGGGGCAGAAGCCGGCGAAGACCACCACCGGCCCCTACCGCGAGGCGCTCGAGCGGCTATTCATCGTCGAGCCGCTCCCGGCATGGCTACCGAGCCGCAACCGGCTCGCGCGCCTGTCCGCGGGCCCGGTCCACCACCTCGTCGATCCGGCGCTCGCGGCGCGCCTGCTCGGCCTCGATGTCGACGGCCTGCTCGAGGGCCGACCGGCCGGCCCGCCGCTCCCGCGCCGCGGGCCGCTGATCGGCGCGCTCTTCCAGTCGCTCGTCACCCAGAGCGTGCGGGTCTACGCGCAGCGCGCCGAGGCGCGGGTCGCGCACCTGCGCCTGCACTCGGGCGCGCGCGAGGTGGACCTCATCGTCGAGCGCGCCGACGGGCGGATCGTGGCCATCGAGGTGAAGCTCGCCCGGGCCGTCGGCGACGACGACGTGCGCCACTTGCACTGGCTCGCGCAGCAGGTCGGCCCGGATCTGCTCGACGCCGTCGTGGTCACGACCGGGACGGAGGCCTACCGCCGCCGCGACGGGGTCGCCGTCGTCCCCGCGGCGCTCCTGGGCCCGTGATCAGCGCTGGATGCGGATGCCGGCCGCCTCGCGGTCGAAGGTGTCCGGGGTGATGCCCTCCTCGCGCAGCTTCACCTTCTGCACGCGCTCGGTGGGGGTCTTCGGCAGCGCGTCGACGAAGCGGATGTAGCGCGGGACCATGAAGTACGGCATCCGCTCGGCCATCCAGTGGGTCAGCTCGGCCGGATCCGGGGCGTCGCCCTCGGGGATGCAGACGATCATGATCTCGTCCTCGCTGGAGGCGCCCTCGCCGGCCTTGACGCCGATGGCGGCGGCCTCCTTGATGGCGGGGTGGTCCGAGACCTGGCGCTCGACCTCCATCGAGGAGACGTTCTCGCCGCGGCGCCGGATGTAGTCCTTCACCCGGTCCATGAAGTAGACGTAGCCGTCGGCGTCCATGCGGCCGAGGTCGCCGGTGTGGAGCTTCAGGTTGCGGAAGTCCTCGGCGGTCTTCTCCGGCATGCCGTAGTAGGCCCGCATGACGATGTTCGGGATCTTCATGTCGACCACGATCTCGCCCGGCGTGTCGGGGGGCAGCGGCTTGTCGGTGCCCGGCTCGACGATGGTCACCTCGTAGCCCGGGTTCGCCACGCCGCAGCTGCCGAGGCGCGGCGGCCGGGTGGGGTCCATCATCGTGGCGACGCCGGTCTCGGTGAGCCCGTAGCCCTCGGTCAGGCGCACGCCGAAGCGCTCCTCGAACGCGTGGTAGATGTCCTTCGGGGCCGGGGCGGCCGAGATGGTGTGCACCCGGTGGGCGCGGTCGAGCTCCGAGGGCGGCTGGTTCCAGAGGAAGTAGAGGATCGCGCCGATGCCGTTGAAGGTCGTGGCCCCGGCGTCGATCACCTGCCGCCAGAAGCGGCTGCCCGAGAAGCGCTCCACGTACGCCACCCGCGCGCCGGCCAGCAGGGCCGGGTAGCCGCACAGCACCTGGGCGTTGGAGTGGAACAGCGGCAGGCACGAGAAGTAGGTCTCGTCCCGCAGGTCCCCGGGCGCGCAGCCGCGCAGCACGGCCATCGACTCGATGGCGCTGCGGGCCGAGAAGTAGTCGGCCGCGTGCTGCTTGATGACGCCCTTCGAGCGGCCGGTCGTGCCCGAGGTGAACATGATGCGGGCGTCGTCGGTCCACGCGTGCGCCACGCCGTCGGGCTCGGCGTCGGGCGCGTCCATCAGCGCCTCGAGCGTCTCCCAGCGCAGCGACGGGTCGGGGCCCTCCCGCTGCCCGGTGTCGACCACCACCACGTGCTCCAGCTTCGGCAGGTCGCCGGCGACGAACGCCAGCCGGTCGAGGTAGCGGTCGGCGATGAACAGCGTGCGCGACTCGACCAGGTTGATCGTCCAGGCGAGGAAGTCGCCCTTGTACGCGGTGTTGATCGGGCTCATCACCGCGCCGGCCTTGAGGATGCCGTACCAGACCGGCACGAACTCCTCGCAGTTCGGCAGCAGCACGCTGACCGACTCGCCGTGGCGGGCGCCCCGGGCGATCAGCCCGTTGGCGACCCGGTTGGCGCGCGCGTTGACCTCGCCGTAGGAGACCCACGGCCGGTCGGCGTAGCGCAGGTACTCGCGGTCGGGGTGGCGCTCGGCCCGCTCGCGCAGGATGCGCGGCAGCACCCAGCCCGTCGGGTCCTCGCGCGCGTACCAGTCGCTCCACTCGGCCATCAGGCGCCCGGCTCCCCCGGCTCGGGCCCCTGGCCCTCCCGGAACTTGCGCCAGTCGGCGGCGCGCTTCTCCTGGAAGGAGGCGATGCCCTCCCTGGGCTCGGGGCCGTACACGTGGTTGAGCGCCATGAGCTCCATCCCGTGGTTGACCGACGAGTAGAGCTGGTCGGTCGCGGCGTTGAGGGCGATCTTCGCCAGGCGCAGGCCCTGCGGCGAGCGGCGCAGGATCTGCTCGCACCAGCGGTCGACCTCGGCGTCGAGCTCCTCCGGCTCCACGACCGCGTTGACCAGGCCCATCTCGAGCGCCTCCTGCGCGCTGTACTGGCGCGTCAGGAACAGGACCTCGCGCGCCTTCTTCTCACCGACCACGGCCGGGATGAGCTGGCAGCCCCACCAGAGCGGCGCGTTGCCGATCTTGGGGCCGGCCTGGCCGAAGCGGCCGGTGGTGTCGGTGATCGTGAGGTCGGAGACCATGTTGAGCTCGTTGCCGCCACCGATGCAGTACCCGCGCACGCGGCAGATGATCGGCTTGCCGTTGTTGCGCATCGCCGAGGCGAGCCGCGGGCCGATGATGTGGCCGGCCCGCTTCTCCCTCATCGTGCGGGTGGGCTCGCGCACGTCGCCGCCCACGCAGAACGCCCGGTCGCCGGCGCCGGTGAAGACGATGACGCCCACCGACTCGTCGTCGGCGCTGCGCTCGAACGCGTCGCACAGCTCGAGCATGGTCTGGCCGCGGAACGCGTTGAGCCGCTCGGGTCGGTTGATCGTGATCGTCGCCCGCCCGCCGGCGACCTCGTAGAGGATGTCCTCGTAGGCCACGCCGCGCCTACCCCTCGTCCGGGAGGAACTTGGAGGCGTCGATGCCGTGCTCCTCCATCAGGCGCTGGAAGGTGGCGCGCATCTCGTCCGGGTAGTCCGGCAGGTCCTCGGTCTGCAGGACGTGCTCGGCGTAGGCGCGGATGCGCGGGCCGAGGTCCCAGTCGGGGTCGTTCATCAGGCGCCGGATCTCGCGGGCCGGGAAGAACAGCATCCCCGGGTCGCGGCCGTGGCGCTCGGCGATGTCGACGATCTCCTCGATGCGGCCCTCGAGCGGGGCCTGCTCCTGGATGAGCCCCTTCTCCCTGAGCATCTCGACCGTGGCCGGGTTGCTCTGCAGCGGGGTGCCGAACGCGTTGTCGTGGAAGAGCCTCTCGAACTTGAGCCGCGGCCGCTGGCCGCCGGCGTTGGGGTTCTCCAGCGGGTAGCCGACCGCATGGCCCCAGGTGAAGCGGTAGTGCGGCGGCAGGCCGAAGGCCTTCTCCACGCCGCCCGGCTTGCGGCCGAAGGCGATGAGGATGTTGCCGAGGCCGAGCGACACGCCCGCCGCCATCGCCTGGGCCACCGCCTGGCCGGTCTCGAAGCGCAGCAGGTTCTCGGTGCGCTCCGGCGGGAAGCTCATCAGCCGCGGGATCGTCTGGGTCATCGAGAACTCGTAGTTCCAGCCGTGGTACTTCGTGGTCGCCCCCGCCAGGCTGACCGTCGAGATGCCGTCGACCGCGCGCCCGTACCAGGCGTTGAGGTTCGTGAGCCAGATGATCAGGTGCGACGCCTGGTTGATGATCTGGACGTTGAAGCCGGAGACGCACTCCTCCAGCTCGTCCCAGACCTCGCAGGTCTCCTTGTCGACCAGGATCGCCTCGGTGCAGTTGATGTTGCCCTGGCACGAGGCGAACCGGGCCGCCTGCAGCATGGTCTCGATCTTCCACGGCTCGACGCGGCGGTCGGCGTCGAAGTAGCGGATGCTGCGGCGGTCGCCGAGCGCCTTCAGCAGGGGGACGTCGGGGATCTGGTCGGCGGGCGGCGGACCGGCGTCGGCCTGGGGCATCGTCTCGGCTCCTGAGGTCGGCTTACAATGTAACCCTGCTGGCACCGTACGCTAGGTGGGGACTCAGGCGCATGTCAACCGGGGGGCCCAGACGACCGCTCAGCGCCGGCCGCATCGTGCGGGCGGCCATGGACCTCATCGACGAGCGCGGGCTGGAGGCGCTCACCATGCGCCGCCTCGGCGCCGAGCTCGGCGTCGAGGCCATGTCGCTCTACAAGCACGTGCGCGGCAAGGAGGCGATCCTCGACGGCGTGCGCGAGCTGCTGCTCGCCGAGCTCGCGGCGTCGGGCCCGGCCGCCGGCCGCGACTGGCGCGAGGCGCTGCTGCGCTTCGCCCGCGCCTACCGCGCCCTGGCCCGGGCCCACCCCGGCTCGTTCGCGCTGCTGGCCGCCGCGCCGGAGCGCGCCTACGTGGCGGGCAGCGACGTGGCCGAGGCGGCGATCGCCCGCCTGCTGGAGGGCGGCTTCGAGCGCGCGGCGGCCATCCGGGCCCTCCGCACGGTCATCCGCTACGTGATCGGGGCGAGCATGGTCGAGCGCGCCGCCGGCGACGAGGCGGCCCCGGTCGGCGCCGACGAGCTCGCGGCGCTCTCGACGGCGCGGCCGCTGGTGGGCGAGCTGGTCGGCTCGCTGGGCACCCCGGGGGACGAGGCCCTGTTCGAGTTCGGGCTCGCGGCGCTCGTCGCGGGGTTCGAGCGCCTGCGGGGCGGCTGAGCCCCGGACGACGGAGGCCCCGCCGTGCGGCGGGGCCTCCTGGTGCTGCGTGCGTGTCCGGCCGGGTCAGCCCTGGCCGGAGGTGGTGATCAGCTGCTGGCGCTCGGCGCTCTCCGGCTTGACGAGCTTCGCCACGTGGCCCGTGTCGATGTCGGCCACGATGATCTCGCCGACCTCGTCGTAGGTGTTCTCGAAGATGCCGCGCTTGCGCATGCTCGCCGCCGCCGCGTGGTTGTCCTCGGTCGGCGTGAGGTAGTGGATCGCGCCGGCCTTGTAGCGGTGGATCAGGAACAGGTGCAGCAGCGTCATGAGGCGCTTGCGCCGCAGCGAGGTGTCGAACGTGTTCTGGTCGCGCACCGAGAGGATCACGCGGCCGCGCCGGTCGTGGATCGTCGCGAAGACGATGTTGGCCAGCTTGTCGCCGTCGCCGTTGCCGACGCTCAGCTCGAGCAGGTCGGCGCCCGCGGTGTGCGGCCGCAGCGAGACCTTCAGCGGCGTGTCGATCTTGTTGTACGCCTTCCACTCCTCGAGCCAGCCGGCCAGGACCTTCGGCGGGACCTCGGTCTGCACGAGGTGCTGGTGCTGGGTGGAGCCGGCCCCCATCGCCTTCGTGGTGGCCGTGTAGCCGGAGGCGGCCTCGAGCGCCGCGTCCGCGCGCGGGCCGCCGACGAGCGTCTGCGGCGTGCGGTAGGGCGACTCCAGCAGGCGGAACTTCCGCTGCAGGCGGGCCAGCGCCAGCATGCCGTCCTCGCGCAGCGCGGTGGTGAACTCCTCCGCCGCGAGGCCGTCGATCTGGTGGCCGCCGTAGGTCATGAAGTTGAAGACGAAGCCCATCTTCCCGAGCTCCTCCGGGAAGGCGCGCATCTCGTCGTCGCTCATGCCGGTCGTGTCCCAGTTGAAGGACGGCGACAGGTTGTAGGCGAGCATCTTGTCCGGGTAGACGGCGTGGATCGCGTCGGCGAACTCCTTCGCGTCCTTCAGGTCGGCCGTCTTGGTCTCCATCCAGAGCAGGTCGGCGAACGGCGCCGCGGCGAGCGACTTGGCGATCGCGTACGGGATGCCGCCCTGCACCTGGTAGTAGCCCTCGGGCGTGGTCGCGAGCAGGGCGTCCCAGGTGACGTCGACGCCCATCTCGGCGGCCTTCGCGTGCGCGTCGTACCAGGACGCGGTGCGCGCGAACTCCAGCCACTCCTCGACGGTCATCGGCAGCTCGGCGGCCTCGTCGGCGCGGAACTGCATCGCCTCGGCGACGGCCTGGCCGAGCGTCATGAGCCCGGACTCCGTCTGCCACAGCTCGATGAAGCGGTCGGCGACCGAGTCGAGCGTGTCCAGCGGGGAGAGGCCCTCCTCGGCGTAGCGGCGGGCGGCCTCGTCGGCGGCCTCCAGCAGCCCCTGGGCCTGCAGCCACTCGTCGGCCTTCGCGAGCTCGGCCTCGGAGACGTCGAAGAGCTTGTGCCCGTTGATCTCGGTCACGCCCTTCTCGTGGAGGCGGCGCATGATCGCGAGGTAGGTGGCCTTGTAGGACGGCACCGACGTGTTGGTGACGCCGAGGATGAACGGCTGGTCACGGGTGTCGGTGGCGTTCTCGAGGAGGTTGGCCGCCTCGGCGTCGGTGCGGGCCACGATCAGGCCGGGGACGCCCATGATGTCGAGCTGGAAGCGGGCCGCGCTCAGGCGGGTGAGCTGCTCGTTGGAGGAGACGAGCACCTTGCCGCCCTGGTGGCCGCACTTCTTGGCGCCCGGCTTCTGGTCCTCGATGTGGTAGCCGGGGACGCCCGCCTCGACGAAGCGCCGGACGAGGTTGCGGACGTGGGCGTCACCGCCGTGGCCGGTGTCGGCGTCGGCGATGATGAACGGGCGGAAGTCGACCTCGGGGGTGGCGGCGCGCTCGGCGTCGGTCATCCGCGACCGGGCGAACCGCTGGTTCTTGTCCGCGGTGAGCAGCGCGCGCACC harbors:
- a CDS encoding AMP-binding protein encodes the protein MAEWSDWYAREDPTGWVLPRILRERAERHPDREYLRYADRPWVSYGEVNARANRVANGLIARGARHGESVSVLLPNCEEFVPVWYGILKAGAVMSPINTAYKGDFLAWTINLVESRTLFIADRYLDRLAFVAGDLPKLEHVVVVDTGQREGPDPSLRWETLEALMDAPDAEPDGVAHAWTDDARIMFTSGTTGRSKGVIKQHAADYFSARSAIESMAVLRGCAPGDLRDETYFSCLPLFHSNAQVLCGYPALLAGARVAYVERFSGSRFWRQVIDAGATTFNGIGAILYFLWNQPPSELDRAHRVHTISAAPAPKDIYHAFEERFGVRLTEGYGLTETGVATMMDPTRPPRLGSCGVANPGYEVTIVEPGTDKPLPPDTPGEIVVDMKIPNIVMRAYYGMPEKTAEDFRNLKLHTGDLGRMDADGYVYFMDRVKDYIRRRGENVSSMEVERQVSDHPAIKEAAAIGVKAGEGASSEDEIMIVCIPEGDAPDPAELTHWMAERMPYFMVPRYIRFVDALPKTPTERVQKVKLREEGITPDTFDREAAGIRIQR
- a CDS encoding nitroreductase family protein; the protein is MPQADAGPPPADQIPDVPLLKALGDRRSIRYFDADRRVEPWKIETMLQAARFASCQGNINCTEAILVDKETCEVWDELEECVSGFNVQIINQASHLIIWLTNLNAWYGRAVDGISTVSLAGATTKYHGWNYEFSMTQTIPRLMSFPPERTENLLRFETGQAVAQAMAAGVSLGLGNILIAFGRKPGGVEKAFGLPPHYRFTWGHAVGYPLENPNAGGQRPRLKFERLFHDNAFGTPLQSNPATVEMLREKGLIQEQAPLEGRIEEIVDIAERHGRDPGMLFFPAREIRRLMNDPDWDLGPRIRAYAEHVLQTEDLPDYPDEMRATFQRLMEEHGIDASKFLPDEG
- the aceA gene encoding isocitrate lyase ICL2, yielding MGAYEDDVQAIQRYMDDPMFDGITRVYSARQVMEQRGSVPQEYTVARDAATAFRARLREMFAEGKSITSFGPYSPGQAVQMKRAGIEGIYLGGWATSAKGSSDEDPGPDLASYPLSQVPNEAAGLVRALLTADKNQRFARSRMTDAERAATPEVDFRPFIIADADTGHGGDAHVRNLVRRFVEAGVPGYHIEDQKPGAKKCGHQGGKVLVSSNEQLTRLSAARFQLDIMGVPGLIVARTDAEAANLLENATDTRDQPFILGVTNTSVPSYKATYLAIMRRLHEKGVTEINGHKLFDVSEAELAKADEWLQAQGLLEAADEAARRYAEEGLSPLDTLDSVADRFIELWQTESGLMTLGQAVAEAMQFRADEAAELPMTVEEWLEFARTASWYDAHAKAAEMGVDVTWDALLATTPEGYYQVQGGIPYAIAKSLAAAPFADLLWMETKTADLKDAKEFADAIHAVYPDKMLAYNLSPSFNWDTTGMSDDEMRAFPEELGKMGFVFNFMTYGGHQIDGLAAEEFTTALREDGMLALARLQRKFRLLESPYRTPQTLVGGPRADAALEAASGYTATTKAMGAGSTQHQHLVQTEVPPKVLAGWLEEWKAYNKIDTPLKVSLRPHTAGADLLELSVGNGDGDKLANIVFATIHDRRGRVILSVRDQNTFDTSLRRKRLMTLLHLFLIHRYKAGAIHYLTPTEDNHAAAASMRKRGIFENTYDEVGEIIVADIDTGHVAKLVKPESAERQQLITTSGQG
- a CDS encoding enoyl-CoA hydratase-related protein; the protein is MAYEDILYEVAGGRATITINRPERLNAFRGQTMLELCDAFERSADDESVGVIVFTGAGDRAFCVGGDVREPTRTMREKRAGHIIGPRLASAMRNNGKPIICRVRGYCIGGGNELNMVSDLTITDTTGRFGQAGPKIGNAPLWWGCQLIPAVVGEKKAREVLFLTRQYSAQEALEMGLVNAVVEPEELDAEVDRWCEQILRRSPQGLRLAKIALNAATDQLYSSVNHGMELMALNHVYGPEPREGIASFQEKRAADWRKFREGQGPEPGEPGA
- a CDS encoding TetR/AcrR family transcriptional regulator C-terminal domain-containing protein, which encodes MSTGGPRRPLSAGRIVRAAMDLIDERGLEALTMRRLGAELGVEAMSLYKHVRGKEAILDGVRELLLAELAASGPAAGRDWREALLRFARAYRALARAHPGSFALLAAAPERAYVAGSDVAEAAIARLLEGGFERAAAIRALRTVIRYVIGASMVERAAGDEAAPVGADELAALSTARPLVGELVGSLGTPGDEALFEFGLAALVAGFERLRGG
- a CDS encoding RNA-binding domain-containing protein — protein: MLVVAEKYQTGFDQPKLYAMYVDRTLTGIAAVQTLSRLNRTMEGKDGTVVLDFSNDAEDIQRAFEPYYGATTATPTDPNLLYDTRARVDEYGVIRRDEVERMTDLLMAPPTRSSHGRIHAALQPAVDRFHADLSEERQEGFRDALDAFVRTYAFLSQLVTFGDVALEREYLFGKALARMIRRAPGEQIDLGEAVDLSHLKQELTFEGSIALDGTDTGLPASLGGTGKRVEPEQESLSTIIDQLNERYGLNLTDADRLHLDAVAENMVADVTLQQQAAANTRENFGIGFEKRYTDALIQRLSSNQDLTYRVVGSDDLRADVIASYLPLIYGRAKVANQEHCPIGELLGRVEDAHLEWRSTFRRDVVKGEKSKAIETATLKTIAAFVNSAEGGTLLIGVADDADPVGLEADYLTLRKPGEDDADLFQLALHQAVLNAVGAAAATSVTSQIHEVGGADVCRVHVKPSAHPVHATVTTVAKDGSHQKAARFSVRVGNGTREITDEIELQKYIAQRWGKNGGL
- a CDS encoding ATP-binding protein, which translates into the protein MDDYVRRVVDDELDELITALPAIALEGAKAVGKTESAARRARTVRRLDDPEQLAIAEADPSAALAGAAPVLLDEWQRAPFLWDRVRRAVDEGAPPGGFLLAGSAAPLTAPAHSGAGRIATLRMRPLSLAERALATPTVSLERLLRGDRPDVAGQSPVGLEDYASAIVRSGFPGMRGLSGRALRAQLDGYLQRLAERDFEEIGHRVRSPHILRRWMTAYAAASGTSASYEAIRDAATGGEGQKPAKTTTGPYREALERLFIVEPLPAWLPSRNRLARLSAGPVHHLVDPALAARLLGLDVDGLLEGRPAGPPLPRRGPLIGALFQSLVTQSVRVYAQRAEARVAHLRLHSGAREVDLIVERADGRIVAIEVKLARAVGDDDVRHLHWLAQQVGPDLLDAVVVTTGTEAYRRRDGVAVVPAALLGP